Proteins from a genomic interval of Hydrogenophaga sp. PAMC20947:
- a CDS encoding membrane-bound PQQ-dependent dehydrogenase, glucose/quinate/shikimate family — protein MVLTLITAWILILLGAALGAGGLWLASLGGSWAYGVAGIALAVCGTLLVRRRHMALGVYAALLVAMAVWSLWEVGFDRWALIPRGALLAVVGLWLLAPWISRSLGKAGTAQTPARSSWRGPRGWLAGAMLLVVALTAISITRDPFDVAGSLPDSPAAAAQGRVNNPGAPGAAGDDWPAYGGTGLGQRYSTLADITPDNVSRLDLAWTFHTGEAPRPSDPVERTFEVTPLKIGDLLYLCSVRQHAIALDAATGQERWRFDPHIDVGHSSQHLTCRGLAYYDGTGATSASAAASPAPAPAPAQDSAPAAVEPPTCARRLFLPTIDARLFALDAQTGEPCLDFGDKGVVDLSAGMPNLTPGAYMQTSPPVVAGGVVIVGGAINDNASVLNPSGVIRAFDARSGRLVWNFDPGHPNATEPLLPGQTYSAGAPNNWAPSSVDAQLGLVYIGLGNRSPDQLGAGRSAEVERFSSAIIALDVATGKLRWLFQAVHHDLWDRDVPAQPSLIDLTIAGKVVPALVAPTKQGDLYVLDRRSGKPILPVREFPAPPSTVPGEFAAPTQPHSSLSFMPAALTGKDMWGATPLDQLICRIELRRMGYDGPYTPPSTQRTLVYPGNLGVFNWGGVAVDPVRQIMVGTPAFLAFTFQLIPRPDATTNVVSAGASEHWNENNGAAYAVKIGPFLSPIGLPCQVPPWGAIAGVDLRSGERAWMHRHGTVRDQMPSALPIPFPMGVASLGGPLITAGGVVFYSGTLDNYLRAYDVTTGRKLWQSRLPAGGQATPMTYRIGGKQMVVVAAGGHGSFGTTTGDSVLAYELK, from the coding sequence ATGGTTCTGACATTGATCACCGCATGGATCCTCATCCTCCTCGGCGCCGCCCTCGGCGCAGGGGGGCTCTGGCTGGCATCGCTGGGCGGTAGCTGGGCGTATGGCGTCGCGGGCATTGCCTTGGCGGTGTGCGGCACCTTGCTGGTTCGCCGCCGGCACATGGCATTGGGGGTGTATGCCGCACTGCTTGTGGCGATGGCCGTCTGGTCGCTGTGGGAAGTGGGGTTCGATCGTTGGGCGCTGATTCCCCGGGGCGCCCTGCTTGCCGTCGTCGGCCTGTGGCTGCTGGCCCCCTGGATCAGCCGCTCGCTGGGCAAAGCGGGCACGGCGCAGACGCCTGCGCGATCGTCGTGGCGCGGTCCACGCGGCTGGCTGGCAGGCGCCATGCTGCTGGTGGTTGCCCTGACGGCCATTTCGATCACGCGCGACCCCTTCGATGTCGCGGGAAGCTTGCCGGATTCACCTGCGGCTGCGGCGCAAGGCCGCGTGAATAACCCAGGTGCCCCTGGTGCCGCGGGCGACGACTGGCCGGCTTATGGCGGCACCGGGCTGGGCCAGCGCTACTCGACGCTGGCCGACATCACGCCCGACAATGTGAGCCGATTGGATCTGGCGTGGACTTTCCACACCGGCGAAGCCCCCCGCCCGAGTGACCCGGTCGAGCGCACGTTCGAGGTCACGCCCTTGAAAATCGGCGATCTGTTGTATCTGTGCAGCGTGCGGCAACACGCCATCGCCCTGGACGCCGCCACCGGACAGGAGCGCTGGCGCTTCGACCCACACATCGACGTGGGCCACAGCAGCCAGCATCTGACCTGCCGTGGCCTGGCCTACTACGACGGCACCGGCGCCACATCGGCATCGGCAGCGGCATCGCCGGCGCCGGCGCCGGCACCAGCGCAGGACAGCGCGCCCGCCGCGGTTGAGCCGCCAACGTGTGCACGCCGCCTATTTTTGCCCACCATTGACGCTCGCCTGTTCGCGCTGGACGCGCAGACCGGCGAACCCTGCCTCGACTTTGGGGACAAAGGCGTGGTCGACCTCAGCGCCGGCATGCCGAACCTCACGCCTGGCGCCTACATGCAGACCTCACCCCCTGTGGTGGCCGGTGGCGTGGTGATCGTCGGTGGCGCCATCAATGACAACGCGTCGGTGCTCAACCCGTCTGGCGTGATACGCGCGTTCGACGCGCGCAGCGGGCGCCTGGTGTGGAACTTCGATCCAGGCCACCCGAACGCCACCGAACCGCTGCTGCCGGGCCAGACCTATTCGGCCGGTGCGCCGAACAACTGGGCGCCGTCCAGCGTCGATGCGCAGCTCGGTCTGGTGTACATCGGACTGGGCAACCGGTCGCCAGACCAACTGGGCGCTGGCCGCAGCGCAGAGGTCGAGCGCTTCTCCAGCGCCATCATCGCGCTCGACGTGGCGACCGGGAAACTGCGCTGGCTGTTCCAGGCGGTGCACCACGACCTGTGGGACCGCGACGTGCCGGCGCAGCCATCATTGATCGACCTGACGATAGCCGGCAAGGTGGTGCCGGCGCTGGTCGCTCCCACCAAACAGGGCGACCTGTACGTGCTGGACCGCCGCAGCGGCAAACCGATCCTGCCGGTGCGCGAGTTTCCGGCCCCGCCCAGCACCGTGCCCGGCGAGTTCGCCGCGCCAACACAACCCCATTCGTCGCTGAGCTTCATGCCAGCCGCCCTGACCGGCAAAGACATGTGGGGCGCCACACCGCTGGACCAGCTCATTTGCCGCATCGAACTCCGCAGAATGGGATATGACGGACCCTACACGCCACCCTCGACGCAGCGCACGCTGGTGTACCCGGGCAATCTGGGGGTTTTCAACTGGGGCGGCGTGGCGGTTGATCCGGTGCGCCAGATCATGGTCGGCACACCCGCTTTCCTGGCCTTTACGTTCCAGTTGATTCCGCGCCCCGATGCCACGACAAACGTCGTCAGCGCCGGTGCCAGTGAGCACTGGAACGAGAACAACGGTGCGGCCTACGCGGTCAAAATCGGCCCGTTCCTGTCGCCCATCGGCCTGCCTTGCCAGGTGCCACCCTGGGGCGCGATCGCCGGGGTCGATCTGCGCAGTGGCGAGCGCGCGTGGATGCACCGCCACGGCACCGTGCGCGATCAAATGCCGAGCGCCCTCCCCATTCCTTTCCCGATGGGCGTGGCCAGCCTGGGTGGACCCTTGATCACGGCCGGCGGTGTGGTCTTCTACAGCGGAACGCTGGACAACTACCTGCGCGCCTACGACGTGACGACGGGGCGCAAGCTCTGGCAAAGCCGGCTGCCTGCGGGCGGCCAGGCGACCCCCATGACCTACCGCATCGGAGGCAAGCAAATGGTGGTCGTTGCAGCGGGTGGCCATGGCTCGTTCGGCACCACGACGGGTGACTCTGTCTTGGCTTACGAGTTGAAATGA
- a CDS encoding mercuric reductase — MAAETFDTIVIGAGQAGPSMAAKLATEGRKVALLESHELGGTCVNRGCTPTKTLRKSARVAHLARRAAEFGVEVGPVHVNFEVAMQRMQTRVDESRAGLTSWLGGLNGLTIVKAHGRLAGCSGDDFLVEAGSRTLQAPMVVLNTGTRAFVPPIPGLEEIPYLDNDSLLKLRELPRKLVIIGGGYISLEMGQIFRRLGSEVSIIEIGPRLTAREDGDVSAAIADMLRGEGIELQMGVDIARVLPGNTESGARVEMADGRIIEGSHLLVAVGRSPNTGDLGLESVGLETNERGYLLTNERLETGVPGIWALGDINHRGAFTHTSYHDHDILAENLDGGQRSADARTSIYAMFTDPPLAHVGLYEADAKRLVAEEGRHISQAVYAMADVSRAKEESETIGVIKLLIDEDSGHFLGATMLGMAADEVIQAIGLVMASGGSWRQVREALPVHPTVTELLPTIIDRRKPLAAA; from the coding sequence ATGGCGGCCGAAACGTTCGACACCATCGTCATCGGCGCAGGACAGGCCGGTCCCTCCATGGCCGCCAAGCTGGCAACAGAAGGCCGCAAGGTGGCGCTATTGGAGTCCCACGAGTTGGGCGGCACTTGCGTCAACCGGGGCTGCACGCCGACCAAGACCCTGCGCAAATCAGCCCGGGTGGCGCATCTCGCTCGCCGCGCGGCCGAGTTCGGTGTTGAGGTCGGGCCGGTTCATGTCAACTTCGAAGTGGCCATGCAGCGCATGCAAACGCGCGTGGACGAATCGCGTGCGGGTTTGACGTCCTGGCTGGGCGGGTTGAACGGGCTGACCATCGTCAAGGCGCACGGCAGGCTGGCGGGGTGCTCGGGCGATGACTTCCTCGTGGAAGCGGGCTCGCGCACGCTGCAGGCACCCATGGTCGTGTTGAACACCGGCACGCGGGCCTTCGTGCCGCCCATTCCCGGCTTGGAGGAAATCCCCTATCTTGACAACGACAGCCTGCTGAAACTGCGGGAGTTGCCGCGCAAACTGGTGATCATCGGCGGCGGCTACATCAGCCTGGAAATGGGGCAGATTTTCCGGCGCCTGGGCAGCGAGGTGAGCATCATCGAAATCGGGCCGCGGCTGACAGCGCGCGAAGACGGGGACGTGTCCGCTGCCATCGCTGACATGTTGCGTGGCGAGGGCATCGAACTGCAGATGGGCGTGGACATAGCGCGCGTGTTGCCGGGCAACACCGAAAGCGGTGCCCGCGTTGAGATGGCCGACGGTCGCATCATCGAAGGCAGCCATTTGCTGGTGGCCGTCGGGCGCTCACCCAACACCGGCGATCTGGGATTGGAGAGTGTCGGCCTTGAGACCAACGAGCGTGGTTATCTCCTCACCAACGAACGGCTCGAGACCGGCGTGCCGGGCATCTGGGCACTGGGTGACATCAATCACCGCGGCGCCTTCACCCACACCAGCTACCACGATCACGATATCCTGGCCGAGAACCTCGACGGCGGGCAACGCAGCGCGGATGCGCGCACCAGCATCTACGCCATGTTCACCGATCCGCCCCTGGCGCACGTGGGGCTGTACGAGGCCGATGCGAAGCGCCTCGTGGCCGAGGAAGGTCGGCACATCAGCCAGGCCGTGTACGCCATGGCGGATGTGAGCCGCGCCAAAGAGGAAAGCGAAACCATCGGGGTCATCAAGTTGCTGATCGACGAGGACAGCGGGCATTTTCTCGGCGCCACGATGCTCGGCATGGCCGCCGACGAAGTGATCCAGGCCATCGGGCTGGTCATGGCCAGCGGGGGAAGCTGGCGCCAAGTGCGCGAGGCCTTGCCGGTGCACCCCACGGTGACCGAGCTCCTGCCCACGATCATTGACCGCCGCAAACCACTTGCCGCGGCCTGA
- a CDS encoding DUF6789 family protein has translation MSNIYKGLLAGLAATLVLSALMVMKTVMGVMPELDLPKMIAAMMGSPDAPMLGWAIHFMIGIVGYGLGMAFLSDRLPGGSRTVHGVIIGIVGWLLMMVTVMPMAGAGLFGMNMGLMAPMMTLVLHLVFGAVLGWVYGKLLSDASGVVLARA, from the coding sequence ATGTCCAATATCTATAAAGGTCTGCTTGCCGGACTGGCTGCAACGCTGGTGCTGTCGGCGCTCATGGTGATGAAGACGGTGATGGGCGTGATGCCCGAACTGGACTTGCCGAAGATGATCGCCGCCATGATGGGCTCGCCCGACGCGCCGATGCTCGGCTGGGCGATTCACTTCATGATCGGCATCGTCGGCTATGGCCTTGGTATGGCATTTCTGAGCGATCGCTTGCCTGGTGGCAGCCGGACCGTTCACGGCGTGATCATCGGCATCGTGGGCTGGCTGCTGATGATGGTCACGGTGATGCCCATGGCCGGGGCTGGGCTGTTCGGCATGAACATGGGCCTGATGGCGCCAATGATGACGCTGGTGCTTCACCTCGTCTTCGGCGCCGTGCTGGGATGGGTCTACGGAAAATTGCTGTCGGATGCATCTGGCGTGGTGTTGGCGCGCGCCTGA
- a CDS encoding SagB/ThcOx family dehydrogenase produces the protein MDDVSRIETVMRYHERTKHHFNRYAPGPGELDWANQPNPFRRFEGAPLVRLPLLGPDDEPKSPQYEDLYRRGVVPSMPLTVRSLSRLLQYGLGLSAWKQAGTTRWALRCNPSSGNLHPTEGYLLIGALPELSDTPGLYHYAPREHGIERRVDCSADLFTALMGEFPAQTVLLGLSSIHWREAWKYGERAFRYCQHDAGHAIGALRIAAATLGWSASLLDGLADETINDLLGLSRAEDFEGVEREHAVAVLAVWPTHVGERRQACAQRAVPRHLDSALVQDLTRAGWHGAANRLSRDEPVRWEGIEKVAAATLKPTGDAPGFETFELPGAEHNGLASEGGPQAGQIILQRRSLQACDGQTAITATSFYRILTRLMPLVELPASRRPMPWDTMAEDSNIQLGLFVHRVTGLEPGLYLLVRDPTKIGNLKRAMNPDFDWSTPPGCPAELLLRMLKAGDARRLATQLSCHQDIAGDGVFSLAMIAQYQEPLFTHGAWFYRRLLWEAGLIGQVLYLESEAAGVQATGIGCYFDDPVHRMFGIEDLAYQSLYHFTVGVAIEDLRLTTLAPYGTGADRQERGIDRP, from the coding sequence ATGGACGACGTCTCCAGGATCGAAACGGTGATGCGCTATCACGAGCGAACCAAGCATCACTTCAACCGCTACGCGCCCGGGCCAGGTGAACTCGATTGGGCGAACCAGCCGAATCCGTTCCGCCGTTTCGAAGGCGCACCGTTGGTGCGTCTGCCGCTGCTTGGCCCCGACGACGAACCGAAGTCACCCCAGTACGAAGACCTGTACCGCCGTGGTGTGGTGCCAAGCATGCCGCTCACGGTTCGCTCGCTATCGCGGTTGCTGCAATACGGGCTGGGCCTTTCTGCCTGGAAGCAAGCCGGCACCACGCGCTGGGCGTTGCGCTGCAATCCGTCCAGTGGCAATCTGCATCCGACCGAAGGGTACCTTCTGATTGGCGCGCTGCCTGAACTCAGCGACACGCCGGGTCTGTACCACTATGCACCCCGCGAGCACGGGATCGAACGCCGAGTGGACTGCAGCGCTGACCTGTTCACGGCGTTGATGGGTGAGTTTCCGGCGCAGACCGTTCTGCTTGGGCTTTCGTCGATCCACTGGCGCGAGGCATGGAAGTATGGCGAACGAGCGTTCCGCTATTGCCAGCACGACGCGGGACACGCGATCGGCGCATTGCGCATCGCCGCTGCGACGCTGGGCTGGAGCGCTTCGCTGCTAGATGGCCTGGCAGACGAGACCATAAACGACCTGCTCGGATTGAGCCGAGCCGAGGACTTCGAGGGTGTCGAGCGCGAGCACGCGGTTGCAGTCCTGGCCGTTTGGCCGACCCATGTCGGTGAGCGCCGACAGGCCTGCGCGCAGCGTGCTGTTCCCAGGCACCTCGATTCTGCCCTCGTGCAGGACCTGACTCGGGCTGGTTGGCACGGCGCCGCGAACCGGCTCAGCCGCGATGAGCCGGTGCGCTGGGAGGGGATTGAAAAAGTTGCCGCTGCTACGCTCAAACCGACCGGTGATGCGCCAGGTTTCGAGACGTTCGAATTGCCGGGGGCCGAGCACAACGGCCTCGCAAGTGAAGGCGGTCCGCAGGCGGGACAGATCATATTGCAACGGCGAAGTCTTCAGGCCTGCGACGGTCAGACGGCGATCACGGCCACAAGCTTCTACCGGATTCTCACGCGCTTGATGCCACTCGTCGAATTGCCCGCGAGTCGGCGCCCGATGCCCTGGGATACGATGGCCGAGGATTCGAACATCCAGCTCGGCCTGTTTGTTCATCGCGTGACGGGGCTCGAGCCTGGGCTGTACCTGCTCGTTCGCGATCCGACCAAGATTGGCAACCTGAAACGCGCAATGAACCCGGACTTCGACTGGTCAACGCCACCAGGCTGCCCGGCCGAACTGCTGCTGCGCATGCTCAAAGCCGGTGATGCGAGACGACTTGCGACGCAACTCAGCTGCCATCAGGACATCGCCGGCGACGGCGTCTTCTCGCTGGCCATGATTGCCCAATATCAGGAACCCCTGTTCACACATGGAGCATGGTTCTATCGAAGGCTGTTGTGGGAAGCGGGGCTGATCGGGCAGGTCTTGTATCTCGAATCCGAAGCCGCAGGCGTGCAGGCCACAGGTATCGGCTGCTACTTCGACGATCCAGTGCATCGCATGTTCGGGATCGAGGATCTTGCGTACCAGTCGCTCTATCACTTCACAGTTGGCGTCGCGATCGAGGATCTGCGCCTGACCACTTTGGCGCCCTATGGCACCGGTGCAGACCGGCAGGAACGCGGCATCGACCGACCCTGA
- a CDS encoding ShlB/FhaC/HecB family hemolysin secretion/activation protein, whose product MSHEPQQRTDVKGNVMRCQFNRAAICVVWGWFAMLPLATRAQAVPPSQAPQIDPAALQRNDADRRRYLEQQPQAQPPGPVLVDEQPVAAPEQGSQVRFILKELRFDPSFFLTQEQLASVAAKYVGTEINYGGLSAIVDDINALYRERAILTGRAILQSQQITQGVVKISLVEGRLGTVTVEGNKRLSTAYAVNWLQAEPAKVLDTAALQERIELFNLSDRSRMEARLRPGADFGMTDILLELSEPPLVPLRVFADNEGAESVGREQVGFETGLNGLLGIDDRILLNATHSKGSTPISMSYSIPLNQSGGRGTLSHSDIKTSVIAGPYRALDITGQSKTTQLTISQPLAKHDIWRYDGAVSVGHTSASNLISGEVLSNTNIDNLTLGLNAIGRDPNRTLAAGLNTTLVSFASLGQARHSASATQLSGTWLERIGANGYSILRSTVQYSTANVLPSTMLLQLGGTTSVRGYTSGAVSGTDGYFLNAEYHHALNASVSGILFVDSGNVRSAGVASQRLSSAGFGLDCQLAKGVSLNWMAARALKTVLPDQVNWQTTARISWEIL is encoded by the coding sequence GTGAGCCATGAGCCGCAGCAGCGAACAGATGTAAAAGGAAATGTGATGCGATGTCAGTTCAATAGAGCAGCAATTTGTGTGGTGTGGGGTTGGTTCGCCATGTTGCCGCTCGCCACGCGGGCACAAGCCGTGCCGCCATCTCAGGCGCCGCAAATTGATCCCGCTGCCTTGCAGCGCAATGACGCTGATCGGCGACGCTATCTGGAGCAACAACCGCAGGCCCAGCCGCCAGGACCGGTGTTGGTTGACGAGCAACCCGTTGCCGCTCCCGAACAGGGGAGCCAAGTTCGGTTCATATTGAAGGAGCTGCGCTTTGATCCCAGCTTCTTTCTGACCCAAGAGCAGTTGGCGTCGGTGGCCGCCAAGTATGTCGGGACTGAAATCAACTACGGTGGCCTGTCGGCCATCGTTGACGACATCAATGCCCTGTACAGAGAACGCGCCATCCTGACCGGGCGTGCGATTCTGCAATCGCAGCAGATCACCCAGGGCGTGGTCAAGATCAGCCTGGTTGAGGGCCGACTTGGTACCGTCACGGTCGAGGGCAACAAGCGGTTGTCTACTGCCTATGCCGTTAACTGGCTGCAGGCCGAACCTGCGAAAGTTCTTGATACCGCGGCATTGCAGGAAAGGATTGAACTGTTCAATCTGTCCGATCGATCGCGTATGGAAGCCCGTTTGCGTCCAGGTGCAGATTTCGGGATGACCGACATCCTGCTCGAGCTGAGCGAACCGCCTTTGGTACCGTTGCGCGTGTTTGCCGACAATGAGGGGGCTGAGAGTGTCGGACGGGAGCAGGTTGGCTTTGAGACAGGTCTCAATGGCTTGCTGGGTATCGATGACCGAATTTTGCTGAACGCAACGCACTCCAAGGGGTCGACGCCGATTTCGATGTCTTACAGCATCCCCCTGAATCAGTCAGGTGGGAGGGGGACGCTGTCTCACAGTGACATCAAGACCAGCGTGATCGCCGGCCCCTACCGCGCGCTTGATATCACGGGACAATCCAAGACCACTCAGCTGACCATTTCGCAGCCGCTCGCGAAACACGATATCTGGCGCTACGATGGCGCGGTTTCGGTCGGCCATACCAGTGCCAGCAATTTGATTTCAGGTGAAGTGCTGAGCAACACCAATATTGACAACTTGACCCTGGGCTTGAATGCCATCGGCCGTGATCCAAACCGAACTTTGGCAGCAGGGCTCAACACCACCCTGGTGAGTTTTGCGTCGCTAGGGCAAGCGCGTCATAGCGCCAGCGCCACCCAGCTCAGCGGTACCTGGCTTGAACGGATTGGCGCAAACGGCTATTCGATTTTGCGCTCCACGGTTCAATATTCGACCGCGAATGTGTTGCCATCGACCATGTTGCTCCAGCTTGGCGGCACTACCTCGGTGCGAGGCTACACATCGGGTGCGGTTTCCGGCACCGACGGGTATTTCCTGAATGCCGAGTACCACCATGCGCTGAATGCCAGTGTCTCAGGCATCCTTTTCGTCGATAGCGGAAATGTACGTTCAGCGGGCGTTGCCTCTCAGCGCCTCAGTTCTGCGGGGTTTGGGTTGGATTGTCAGTTGGCAAAAGGGGTGAGCCTGAACTGGATGGCTGCCCGTGCGTTAAAAACCGTGCTGCCAGATCAGGTCAATTGGCAAACGACTGCGCGTATTTCTTGGGAAATTCTCTGA
- a CDS encoding DUF2254 domain-containing protein, translated as MKTWLLKYWDRLRSSLWFVPAAMACLAVALAFFAVELDKAVDDDWLQRLNWSYSGGAEGASLLLSTVAGSMIAIAGTVFSMTLVALSLASSQLGPRMLRNFMRDTTNQVVLGTFVATFVYCLLVLRTIRRTGEAAFVPHLSVSIGVLLAIVSVGVLIYFIHHISVSIQADQVVARIGKELDDAIDKLFPDHVGELGSEVPIVSGETDLPVAFASEARPVGATGDGYLQLIDAGALMDLACEEDLLLRLERRPGHYLVKGRAMVMVWPGDRVTEALVDKMNAAFVLGNQRTATQDIEFSFHQLVEIAVRALSPGINDPFTAIACVDRLGSALCRLARRDMPSPFRFDSQGRLRLVAPGSSFAGILDLAFNQIRQNARSNPAVAIRMLDALIQIAGHVQSAQDAACLQRHAGMIVRGAREAVPEAYDLAAVEAGFAAATEAVCERIG; from the coding sequence ATGAAAACATGGCTGCTGAAATACTGGGATCGACTTCGATCCAGTTTGTGGTTCGTGCCAGCGGCCATGGCATGCCTGGCCGTGGCACTGGCCTTCTTCGCCGTGGAGCTCGACAAGGCCGTCGATGACGACTGGCTACAGCGCCTGAACTGGAGCTATTCGGGGGGTGCAGAGGGTGCAAGCCTGCTGCTAAGCACCGTGGCCGGTTCGATGATCGCCATTGCCGGGACCGTCTTCTCGATGACGCTGGTGGCGCTGTCGCTCGCCTCGTCCCAGTTGGGCCCGCGCATGCTGCGCAACTTCATGCGCGACACCACCAACCAGGTGGTTCTGGGCACCTTTGTGGCCACGTTTGTGTACTGCCTGCTCGTCCTGCGCACCATCCGGCGCACCGGCGAGGCGGCCTTCGTCCCGCATCTCTCTGTCAGCATCGGTGTGTTGCTGGCCATTGTCAGCGTTGGGGTGCTGATCTACTTCATCCACCACATCTCCGTCTCGATCCAGGCGGATCAGGTCGTGGCACGTATCGGCAAGGAACTGGATGACGCGATCGACAAGCTGTTTCCCGACCACGTTGGCGAGCTTGGCTCCGAAGTCCCAATAGTGTCAGGCGAAACCGACCTGCCAGTGGCGTTTGCGAGCGAGGCCAGGCCAGTGGGCGCCACCGGGGACGGCTATCTCCAGCTGATCGATGCCGGGGCCCTGATGGATCTGGCCTGCGAGGAAGATCTGCTGCTTCGGCTGGAACGCCGGCCGGGGCACTACCTCGTCAAGGGCCGGGCGATGGTGATGGTCTGGCCGGGGGATCGGGTCACCGAAGCCCTGGTGGACAAGATGAACGCCGCCTTCGTGCTCGGCAACCAGCGCACCGCCACCCAGGACATCGAGTTCTCGTTCCACCAATTGGTCGAAATCGCCGTGCGGGCTCTGTCGCCGGGCATCAACGACCCGTTCACGGCGATCGCCTGCGTGGATCGACTGGGATCGGCCCTGTGCCGCCTGGCCCGGCGCGACATGCCATCACCCTTTCGGTTCGACTCTCAGGGACGGCTGCGGCTGGTGGCGCCGGGATCTTCGTTTGCGGGGATCCTGGACCTGGCCTTTAACCAGATCCGGCAAAACGCCCGTTCGAACCCGGCCGTGGCGATCCGCATGCTCGATGCCCTCATCCAGATCGCAGGCCACGTGCAATCTGCGCAGGATGCGGCCTGCCTCCAGCGCCACGCCGGCATGATCGTCAGAGGGGCGCGAGAAGCTGTGCCGGAAGCGTACGATCTGGCCGCCGTCGAGGCTGGCTTTGCGGCGGCGACAGAGGCGGTTTGCGAGCGGATCGGTTGA
- a CDS encoding CBS domain-containing protein: MNTVAQILSSKIDQVTYTMEPSTTAHEAVRLMVEKNIGALVVVENGTVVGIVSERDYARKLVLKARSPMDTLLGDIMSSPVMCVRPHQTSDECMALMTQNRLRHLPVMEHDQLIGLISIGDLVKATITEQQFIIEQLEHYIIGQRG; this comes from the coding sequence ATGAACACTGTTGCGCAGATTCTCAGCTCCAAAATCGACCAGGTTACCTACACAATGGAGCCGAGCACCACCGCCCACGAGGCGGTTCGCTTGATGGTCGAGAAGAACATCGGGGCTCTGGTGGTGGTTGAAAACGGAACGGTCGTTGGCATCGTTTCAGAGCGGGACTATGCACGCAAGCTCGTGCTCAAGGCTCGCTCGCCCATGGACACCCTGTTGGGCGACATCATGTCGAGCCCGGTGATGTGCGTTCGGCCCCACCAGACGAGCGACGAGTGCATGGCCTTGATGACTCAAAACCGCCTGCGCCACCTTCCGGTGATGGAGCATGATCAGCTCATCGGTCTCATCTCGATCGGAGACCTGGTCAAAGCCACCATCACGGAGCAGCAGTTCATCATCGAGCAACTTGAGCACTACATCATCGGGCAGCGGGGCTGA
- a CDS encoding PRC-barrel domain-containing protein: MLRQSKDLQNLAISATDGAIGDVKDLYFDDEAWTIRYLVVDTGSWLASRKVLISPIAAGQPDWAAKLMPVSLTREQVKNSPDIDTDRSVTRQHETDYLNYYSYPYYWGGMGTWGTGQLPQPYLPGYAGYGSTTAARAEADKAQARTEARQSDGDPHLRSCKAVVGYHISVIDGEIGHVQGMLVDEESWTIRYFVVSTSNWWLGHDVLVAPQWITGVNWVDQTVSVDLTRDALKQAPEYDPAVPLTREMEIAVFQHYGRAGYWSDETHDPKDDVPNRGEA; encoded by the coding sequence ATGCTTCGCCAATCCAAGGACCTGCAAAATCTCGCCATCAGCGCCACAGATGGTGCCATCGGCGACGTGAAGGATCTCTACTTCGATGACGAGGCCTGGACGATTCGCTACCTCGTCGTCGATACCGGGTCGTGGCTGGCCAGCCGAAAGGTATTGATCTCGCCCATTGCCGCTGGGCAACCCGATTGGGCTGCCAAGCTGATGCCAGTTTCGCTGACCCGCGAGCAAGTCAAGAACAGTCCCGACATCGACACCGACAGGTCGGTCACGCGCCAGCACGAGACCGACTATCTCAACTACTACAGCTACCCGTACTACTGGGGTGGCATGGGCACATGGGGCACCGGCCAATTGCCGCAGCCCTATTTGCCCGGCTACGCAGGCTACGGTTCGACCACAGCGGCCCGCGCTGAAGCGGACAAAGCCCAGGCTCGAACGGAGGCACGCCAGAGCGACGGCGATCCGCACCTTCGCAGCTGCAAGGCCGTGGTCGGGTACCATATCAGCGTCATAGATGGCGAGATAGGACATGTGCAGGGCATGCTGGTTGATGAAGAGAGCTGGACCATCCGCTACTTCGTGGTGAGCACCAGCAACTGGTGGCTTGGCCACGATGTGCTGGTGGCTCCGCAGTGGATCACTGGCGTCAACTGGGTCGATCAGACCGTCTCTGTCGACCTGACGCGAGATGCCCTGAAGCAGGCACCCGAGTACGACCCGGCAGTGCCACTCACGCGCGAGATGGAAATCGCCGTGTTCCAACACTACGGACGCGCAGGGTACTGGTCCGATGAGACGCACGACCCGAAGGACGATGTCCCAAATCGGGGCGAAGCCTGA
- a CDS encoding DUF3301 domain-containing protein, with protein MSWIEIISVAILGGLFWLWFDSTRVHEIAVERARSQCHVNEVQFLDDTVSLANIKLARDEGGRLTLKRTYTFEHSDTGNNRQPGSIVMLGQAVQFVNFSPRLPGADITLH; from the coding sequence ATGTCATGGATTGAAATCATCAGCGTCGCCATTCTGGGAGGTCTTTTCTGGCTATGGTTCGACAGTACCCGTGTCCACGAGATCGCCGTGGAGCGCGCCCGCAGCCAATGTCATGTGAATGAGGTGCAATTCCTCGACGATACTGTCTCCCTCGCAAATATCAAACTGGCACGTGACGAAGGCGGACGCCTCACACTCAAACGCACCTACACTTTTGAGCACAGTGACACTGGCAATAATCGACAGCCAGGCAGCATCGTCATGCTTGGCCAGGCAGTTCAGTTCGTGAATTTCAGCCCGCGACTGCCAGGCGCGGACATCACGCTGCATTGA